From the Desulfovibrio sp. UIB00 genome, one window contains:
- a CDS encoding cytochrome c maturation protein CcmE: MARKKNTGIYIAALLLFLGGVGYLAYSGFSENSVYFLNVSEAKAATPEKLVAARLFGTVAEDGIEKHRGAPGVDFRLEDKDNASQTIQISYSGAVPDTFKAGAEVIVEGGMGPEGRFQAKTLMTKCPSKYQKENRNS; the protein is encoded by the coding sequence ATGGCCCGCAAAAAAAATACTGGCATCTACATAGCCGCGCTGCTGCTCTTTTTGGGCGGGGTGGGCTATCTTGCATATTCCGGCTTTTCTGAAAACAGCGTGTATTTTCTGAACGTGTCGGAAGCCAAGGCCGCAACGCCCGAAAAACTCGTGGCGGCGCGGCTTTTTGGTACTGTGGCCGAAGACGGCATTGAGAAGCACCGGGGCGCGCCCGGTGTGGATTTTCGCCTTGAAGACAAGGACAACGCCAGCCAGACCATCCAGATAAGCTACTCCGGCGCGGTGCCGGATACCTTCAAGGCTGGCGCGGAAGTTATTGTTGAAGGCGGCATGGGGCCGGAAGGCCGCTTTCAGGCCAAGACGCTCATGACCAAATGCCCCTCCAAATACCAGAAAGAGAACCGCAATAGCTGA